The Candidatus Melainabacteria bacterium genome includes the window ACGGCATAGTTGAAGTCGGCCGAGATGCCCACCTGGGTCTTGGTGGTGGTCACGTAGGTGGTGACGAAGAACTCCACCACCACCATCTTCTTGCCGTCGGCGCGGATGTACTCCTTGACCGAAGCCGGCACGAGCGGCTCGACATCGGAGGGCTTATCGGTGAGCACGTTCATCTTCAGGCCAGACAGCTCGAGCTGCGGCCATTCGAGACGAGCGGGCGGCACAGGCATGGCCTTGTCACCGCTTGCCACAGGCGCAGTCGGCACCACAGACGGTGTGGTGTCGAGAGGTCCCTTGTCGTGCTCGGCCTTGTACTGGGTCTCAGACTCCAGGATGAAAACGATGCGCACCGGAATGCTGTCGCCGATCTGGTAGGCGGCGACGAGCGGTGTGCCGATATTGATGTCGATGCGACCATCTTCGATGGTCGAGTGCACCGGAGCACCGGGCTCCGGGAGGTTGGCGGCTGCCTCGTCGGCGTGTGCAGGCACAGCCGAAAGCGAGAGCATGGTCGCCAACAGAAGCGCCGGGTAGTTCAGATAGTGTTTCATGAGAACTCTCCTCAGGAGCGCAGTTTGCTGGCGAGCATGGCGAGCAAGTCCTGGACAGCTCTGTCCGACTCGTCCGTGCTCACGATGACCGGGTTGACCCCGCATTCTTGCAGGCGTTCGAGGATGTGCTCCTCGTGACGCTGCCAGTTTTCAGCGTATTCTCTGGCTGTGGTGACGGAACCGAAAAGCCGCCGCAACTGCTTCAGATACCAGCGCGGCGAGTTGTCCGGAGCGACCCAGAATGACCTGGTCTCGCCGCGGAAATCTTCGAGCGTGTAACTCATGCCGGGCCAGGGAGCCTTCGGCAACTCACGCTCACGCCTGTCTTGAACGAAGACGCAGATGGTGTCGTGGCGGATGCCCGCGAGGCGCAGGGCTTCCCAATCGTCTTCGTTCATGTTGGCGAAGTCGGTGACAACCAGAAGCACGCTGTGGGTGCGCGAAGGCACCGTCTGCAGTGCAAGAGCGAGCCCACCTTCCTGAGAGGCAGCCTCGGAAACTTCCTGCTCGCGACCGAGCAGCCTGGCAGACCAGGAGCCGGAAGACTCAACTTCGATGAAGTCGCGGTCTTCGACGGCGCGCACAAGGGCCGGGGTGAGCAAACGAGCGGCGTTCTGCAGCTTGAACAGAGAGACCGGCTTGTGGGTGTAAGTGACGAACGACGCCTGGTCGTTGAACTTCCTGGCAGAGAAGATGCCGCTGCCGGCGCAGGCCGCAGCCAGAATGCTTTTCAGCGTGCCCTTGGTGCCCATGTTCATCGACTTATTGACGT containing:
- a CDS encoding DUF58 domain-containing protein; translated protein: MESAMLPEDSMEVVLQIKRMLDGKGVNVRWPSGDVFTSPSLRKSKRKGVGIQYFGQKIYDPADGDDPRRIDYNATAAEPEDESGDQQMIVQTYKSPRIIRMHVLLDVNKSMNMGTKGTLKSILAAACAGSGIFSARKFNDQASFVTYTHKPVSLFKLQNAARLLTPALVRAVEDRDFIEVESSGSWSARLLGREQEVSEAASQEGGLALALQTVPSRTHSVLLVVTDFANMNEDDWEALRLAGIRHDTICVFVQDRRERELPKAPWPGMSYTLEDFRGETRSFWVAPDNSPRWYLKQLRRLFGSVTTAREYAENWQRHEEHILERLQECGVNPVIVSTDESDRAVQDLLAMLASKLRS